GAGGCCGAGGACCTCTCCGATGTGGTCGAGGAGGTCACGGACCGGGTAGCCGACCCCGCGCGTGCCGTAGGTGCCCAGGAAGGACAGGTCCTTGCGGACCTGGGCGGACGTGACCCCGGCCGCCTGCGCCAACCCGTCGCTGGACACCGTCCGGGTGCCGGTGTCGGACAGCTCCAGGAGGATCGCCAGGTAGGTCGGCAGCCGGCTGACGGTCGCTTCGGGGACACGACGGTCGCCGTTCACGGTCGCTGCCGCCACCGGCTCGCCGCGAGCGCCGCCGCCCCCGCCGGTCCGCTGCCCTGGTGAGCGCTCACCGCGTCCGGTGTCACGCCCGTCGCCACTCGGCCCACCGGCCGCGGCGGGCGTGGCGGATGGCCTGGCGGACCACACCCGGCTCCAGGCGCCCCTCGGCCACCTCGCGGCCGTCGACCACCACGACGGGGACCCGGATGTCGTACCGGGCCTGCAGCTCAGGATCCTGGTCGATGTCGATCAGACGGACGATCGCGCCGCGGGCTTCCGCCGCGGCGCGATCCTCGGCCTCCTCGCACAACCGGCACCCCTCGCGGGTGTAGACCTCCACCGTGACGCGGCGGCGGCGCCTTCCCGATCCCAGCGTCAACGTCATCGCGTCGAACTCTCCACGGTCACGGCAGCTGCGCCTCGCCGGAGCGACTTCCGGTGACCGGCCGTGGCGGGGGGGCCGCCGCCGGCAGCGGGCGGGTGGTGCGGGCGAACCCCGCGTACATCACCGACACGCCGACCGCGAACGCCACGGCGTGACTCTCGGTGTCCCCCAGGAAAGCGAACGCGCCACCCGAGGCCGATACCAGCACCCCGAGCGCGATCAGCAGGTTCCCGACGACCAGGTGCGGGGTGCCCTGGCCACGTAGGCGCAGCGCGCTGGTGACGGACCCCACCACGACCAGGACCGCGCCGAGGGCGTTGCCGGCCACCGCGAAGCTGCGGACGCCGGCGGGGAACAGGTCGCTGCCCTCCGGGAGGCCGGTGGTGGGCACCGGACCGGCCAGAGCAGCCGCCAGGACGGCGAACCCGGCCACGGCGGTGAACGTCGCCACGATCGCGATCGATCCCGCGGGGGCGGCGTCGCGCCCGGCCGTCAGCAGCAGCAGGCCCCACAGCGCCGACACCACCACGCCCGTGGCGAACAACGTCGGCTCGGCGGCCACCACCAGTGGGACCACCATCACCACCGCGACGATCACGGCGGTGACCCCGAGGACCCGCAGGTTGACCCGGTCGCGGGCCGCGATCTGGACCGTGCCCACAGCCAGCCACGGCACGACGAGGACCCCACCGAACAGGTAGTAGACCCGGAACCATCCGCTGGACCATCCGGCTGCCTCGCCGTAGGCCAGGGCCGTGGCGGCCACGGCGAACATCGCGAGCGACAGCGCCCAGGTCAGCAACGCCGGGTTGGTCCGGCCTCGCGTGACGTAACGGCGCACCAGCGCCACGGCGAACAGCGCCGCGACCACCGCGGCGGCTGCGGACACCACAAAGCCCAGCTGCAGCGTCGCCTCCTTGCGGACCGGGGCGTGGAAAGGACCGTACCGCGTCGTGTGGCCGGCTCAGGGACGCTTCGAGGATCCGGGCCGCCGCCGAGCCAGGCGGCCGACCGTTCAGGCGTTGACGTGGCGCGACGCCGGCTCGCTGCGGAGCGCCGTGCGCCGGACCTTCCCGGTGGCGGTCTGCGGCAGCTGTGCCACGAACTCGACCGCCGCCGGGCACTTGAACCGGGCCAGGTGCTCCTGGGCCCATGCCACCACGTCGTCCTCGGTCAGCTCCGCCCCGGGTCGGCGCACCGCGTACGCCTTCACCGCCTCACCGGTGTACGGGTGGGCCACGCCGACCACCGCCGCGGCGAGGATGTCGGGGTGTCGGTGCAGGACGTCCTCGACCTCGCGCGGGTAGACGTTGAAGCCGGAGACGATGATCAGGTCCTTGAGGCGGTCGACGAGGCGCAGGTCACCGTCGGCGTCGAAGATGCCCACGTCGCCCGTGCGCAGCCACCCGTCGCCGGTGAGGGTCGCCGCCGTCTCGGCCGGGTCCTTCCAGTACCCGACGAAGACGTTGTCTCCGCGTACCCAGACCTCCCCGGGGTCGCCCGGCTCGACGTCGCGGCCGGCGTCGTCGACCAGGCGAAGCTCGACGCCGGGCAGCGGGGCGCCGACGCTCCCGGGTTTGGCGACCCCGCCCATGGCGGTGGTGGTCACCGCGGGTCCCGCCTCGGTCAACCCGTAGCCCTCCCAGATGGTGACCCCGACCTCGTCACGGAACCGCTCGAGCACGGGCGCGGGG
The genomic region above belongs to Actinomycetota bacterium and contains:
- a CDS encoding glutaredoxin family protein, with translation MTLTLGSGRRRRRVTVEVYTREGCRLCEEAEDRAAAEARGAIVRLIDIDQDPELQARYDIRVPVVVVDGREVAEGRLEPGVVRQAIRHARRGRWAEWRRA